One Heteronotia binoei isolate CCM8104 ecotype False Entrance Well chromosome 3, APGP_CSIRO_Hbin_v1, whole genome shotgun sequence genomic window, AATACAAGGATAGAAATGTGGATTCAAGAGCAAGCAGGACAATCCTGCCTGAGCAGCTTGCCAGTGAAGGGGCCTGGTTTTGGAAGCAATTACACGGAACATGCAGGCTCTCACTTTGTATTTTACATAGGACCTGTTCAGCAGAAGGAATTAAATTTTACCACGGCTATTGCGCAACATGATTTAGATATGAAAATCAAACAAATTCAGCAGTGGATTGAAAAGAAGTATCACGTCAAGGTTACTGTGCAGGAAAAGAAAGTCACGAGTGAACCAGAAAAGATGGTAAGCTTAAAGGACAAATTGACCTTTTGTGTGGGGAAACTCACAGCCAAGATCACTGTTACCTTATGTGACCAGAGAGACATGTATAGCCTATACATATCTGTGTGAATGTGCCCGACTTTTCAGTTCAGGTAAAAATCACATCAGGATAGTATGAGCATAAGGAAGAAAACCCTGCCACGAATGGTATAACATATACTGAAAGAGTGGGTTCTAAAAAGCagctttaaactgttttaaatataaAAATGGAAATATTCCTCTCTAGGCTTAGGGAGCAAGgcagattaataataataatataataataatacatttatttttgtatcccgccctcccccgccaaaggcaggctcagggtggctagatTGAGCTatcaggtggagaggagggagggccaCCATTCTGGGAATGTTtccaaaaaaaggaaagacctctGGCAGAAGGATGGTGGCGTCTGTTACCTCACTGATCAGGTAGTTACTCCAGACTAAGAAACTCGTAGTGGGGAATGTTAATGTTGGCTTTATTGCATGGTCGACTAGAATGTTAATGCAAAGTTCCTTTGTGTCTAAATGTACCTTGAGAGGTCCCAGCCAGTCATCTGATTGCTTAATATTGGGGGAGGCTTTTCTTCCTTCTGGAAGTGTTCTTTTCCAGTATGTGTGATTCCATTAGAGCAGGCCTGTTGCTTTGCCCAGCCTTTGGTTCTTTCGAGAGTAGAGGCTGAAATGCTTTTGCATTTCCACATGATTGACACAGGACAAGCTTTTGTCTTCCAAAAAGACTGGCGAGTTGGCGCTTCCTTCTATGCCAACAGCAAAACTGTTTTGTTCTAAACTGTGTTGCTGCAGTCCATTGTTATGACTGTCATTTTCATATTTTTAGCAACTGTGGGCACCAGCCTGTGCATTCTCAGTGCAGTGTACtgactagagcagaggtgtcaaacatgcagcctgtatcaggcctccggagggctcctgtcaggcctgcaagcaactcactgttgtctgcttccttctccctctcttgcttccttctgcatcacaggcttgctcaatcacacagacgctacagagcaaagctcctcccttgggggggatgtgggggaaggagagcttgctttgccagactctctcagttgcacagcacagctactgagccaagcctctcttctttctgttggctgaggctcaacaagccagtgaggtggattaggcggagtgtgtgtgtgtctgtgtcctttataaagtttatatctcccctacctggcattatattttatgacacacatgacccagcccaacaaggtgaagatccggccctcataacaaatgagttcaacacctctgtgtTAGAGTATCCGAGTAGGACTGGGGTGTCTTGCATTCAAATTCACCACTCAACTATGAAGCTCCCTGAGGGACTTCAGACAGCTACAGCTATGTAAAGCAAGCCAgagtgaggataaagtggagggcAGGGAAGAACCATCTGTGCTagtccttggaagaagggcagggtaaGAGCGTGATAGGACAGCTAGATAAGGAATAAGGCATCAACAACTGGAGGTTGCTGAAAGGCATTAGTTGCACCTTTCTTCAGATGTCACCACTACACAAGGCAAACAGTGGTATGAAAACAGTAGATTTGTGGTAATGGGACTTACCAGCTAGCAATGAGAAGACTAAGGGATGATGGGGCCCGTGCGCTCCCCACCCCTGGCAGACCAATGGCCGCCAACACTAGTTCATTAGTGAGTGCTATTATTAATGCCATAATCGCTGTGCTCAGTTATCAGATTTCAGTTGCATTTTTTGACCAAGCCTCCTTCTCATTTGCAGCTAGAGTTCTTTGGACAGATTTTGGAGACTATGCCTGAGAAAGCAACTTACCTTTCCCCACCCCGTGTTCTTACAGAAGGAAGAAGTAGGTGCATATACAGACATAAGTCGGAGAAAGAACTCCAGGCGTATAGGCGCATGGAAAAAGACAAAAACCACTCAGAGGACAATGAAAAGGAAACTGCTGAATAATGTATTTCAGAGATTTTTCTTTTAACAGAAAGTGGAAACATTTCAAAGCAAATTCAGTTTTCTGTACAAAATAGAAACTTGCCAAAAGTGACTTCCTAAAGCCACTGAAGTGCATAAAACTCATCTACAACTCTAATCCAGACACAATGTCTCAACAGCTGGCAGGGTGTTCTTCACGTTGTTTTGTGCAGTCAGGGTCTCAACCATTGCTGGTTCACATCTTCGTTCCACCTTAGGTGGAATGTAGCCAGTGAGGCGAGAGGCCAGGCTCCGCTTGGGACGCTGTTTCTATCATTAAGAACAAACACAACAGTTATTAGTTCCATCATAAAGAGAAAcctttaaaggttaaaaaaacCTATTATTTTGTACGTTTATAGCCCTTTTTGGCTAAAATactctgaaaaataaaaaatatatatatgaaatgtGATGCTTTGAAATACTAGGTTTTATTTTCATGTAGAAAATCCATTTTTCCATCAAAAGATTCCTGAACATTTTATAAGAGAAAGCAATCAGTTTCCAGGGCCCTTTCTTCCCCAATTATTGCCCTCTCTTAAtctgagctgtggctcagtggaagagcctctgctttgaatgcagaaaaagtctcaggttcagtctccaggtgTTGTTCTGTTGTCAAGTAACAGCTGTTTTATGGCAACCTCATGGTCTTTTAAAGGCATGAGACGTTCGGAGGTATGtttgcattgcctgcctccacgtcacgaccctggcattccttggtggtctcccttccaaacactaaccagggctgactctgcttagcttctgagatctgacaagactgggctatccatgtcagggcctCCAGaaggaaggtgatgtgaaagatctctgccctagatcctggaaagcagctgctgccagtctgagtagacagtactaaacctgatggaccaatgattcaattcaatacaaggcagcttcacatgtactAAGATCGAAATTACAATTCCTTTCAAGTTACACATCCTGTATCAATCTAGGGACTCGTTCATCCACCCTTTCCCAAGCAGTGTTAGTACCCTGATAGAAAATTTGGCTTCCCCTAATTTCTTTCCTGGAGAAGAATCTCAGGATTTGTGTTAGGTGACATTTCAGACAATGGTAACTCCTACTCCGTCATCTGTAAAGGAAGCCTGCTCAGCAATGTGCGATTCAGTAATTTTTGCAGATCCCGGCATTAGCAACCTGGCCCCTCACCCAGAAAAGTCCTGGAAACCACCAACAaggaatggctgctttgaaggcacAGTTAAAAGAGTTTGACTTACATTTATGTTCAGCTTCTTCTTCTCTGGGTCATGTACAACGGCATGCCTTACGAGACTTTGCTGTAAGAACAAcagggctatttatttatttgattagaTTTCTAACCTGTTCTGTCTCGTGCAGCAAGGCTCGGAGTGTGGTACAACAAATGAAAAACAACAATAATCATCCAATGTAAAAACAATAATAATCCAAACTAAAACCAGATAGGGCCTTAGGCACTAACTATATCCATGTAGGGTTGTGCAGCTGCATTATTTATAGAACTTGTACACTGGTATATAAGGCCTAAAAAGGAAGAATATGGACTTTTAAGGCCAATTTTTAAATGCTTACTTTCATTGCAAAAACTTTTCCACAGCCAGGGTGGTCACATGAGAATGGTCTTTTCTCCTCATGGAAAGAGACAATGTGGCTTTGAAGATTGAACAGGGTGGTATAAGTCCTTCTGCAGCCTTCTCTTGGACATCTGAACACATCCCTCTCTGAGGCATGAATTTTTTGGTGGCATCTGAGGTAATCTTTACGAGTGAATGTTTTGCCACACACACTGCAGACTACTGGCTCTGAAGGAGAAGATGACAAATTACTGGCAGGAGTTCTCTGTATGACCTAGTTTCTAAGCAGCAAAACCTAGCAGCAACACTCCATTTCTTTCCTGGCAAATAGCGGTATGTGTGCATTCTGTATGAGCAGCATAATACAATACCAGAAGATATTACTATCACCATCGGGCCTTAGCAAGTTTTCCCCACCACTTTTCATGCCTTCCAACCTATCAGATACACACCCCCAACATGCAAGTGATAGTACACTAGAATCATTATGAGATTAGCTATGAATTGTGCAGTGCTTGGCTCAGATCTCACCTGTGAGTTGAACTCAGCAAGATGCTATTTCTGAGCCACACTGCCCTCCATACATGCTTAATATTGACTTTAGCAGGGTGGATAACAAAGATGGCTAGATACACACGatttactgcagttttaacattcttaaccactacataagTGTGCCTGTCTACAGCTACACATCTGCCTCAAACGTTACCCAAACTTGTATATACTATGGCCTACTGTTATTACTTGGAGTTGAACATGAAAAGGACAGGGTAGAGGACTAGACAAAGAACAAAGATTTAAACATGTAATATAGCGGACAACAGGATGAGATTTTAAAGTGAGTTTCAGCGACTTACCAATATGTCCAATTTTTGTGTGTTTCCGGAGGTGTGACCATGTTTCTCCAATAAATGAACAGCCATCTTTTTGACATGCATAGCCTATTAAAAGATATCAAGATGAAGTTTAAAACAGTCTTCCTGTAGGATGCTCACTCCTGTCACTCCCCAAGCTTTTGCTACCTTTGCAAACCACTGTTTCAATCCACTAATTGGGGagcctcagtggtagagtatctgctttgcatgcagtaggccccaggttcaatccccagcatcttccatTAAAAGGATCAGTAGTGGCCATGTAAGAAACCTCAGTTtagaatcacagaactggaatccgaccccctacacaatgcaggaacttcgcAAATACCTCCTGCCACACACACATAACATCCccagggacccctgctctatgcccagaagatggtaaaaacctccaggatctcttccTCTAAGGCTTAGATCTCCTCGAGGTGATGTGACTATCACTTGGATCCTGCAAAGACTTCTACAGACAGGGGCAGGGGACAACTTTCTCTGATTCTCTCCAATCCATGCCCCCAGCTATTACtagcatcccctgcccccagaaaTAGCATTTCAGGGTaacaagaagagattggatttatatcctgtccttcactcagagtctcagagcagtttataatctcctttccttacaacagacaccctgtgaggtaggtggggctgagagggttctcttgagaaccatgactgacccaaggtcactcagcagctgcatgtggagtggagaatcaaacccagttctcccagattagagagtcAGTCTgcgctcttagccactacaccaaactggctctcaggaggcaTTTGGGGCTGTGGTAAGAGGAGGTAAGAAGTTGCACTCACTGGATGGAAACCTTCTATTCATGAACATTTCAGGCAGGCTCCAAGCCTGTGTCTCAGCAAAGGACTGCAAGTAGACACTTACTAAGCTAAACATTCCCCAATACAAAAGACATTTCTTGTATTTTAAAAACACCATGATTTTAGGAGAAGGCAAGGCTGGTATATATGCCTCCTGCCACCTTTGGGTCTGTTCTACTAAAAAGATGGTACATGCAAGGTAATGAGGAGGCAGGAGAGAGTGCTGGGACAAAACAAGGTGTATTTGTTGCCTCCTAAATATTCCCAGGTTGCTGGAGCTCCTAATACCAGTTAGGTAGTTTCTCTGACAACTTCGGTGAGATCTCAGCTGTGAAGGCACTGGGAACACTGTTAAGTTCGCCACAGCACACCCAGCTTGACTGTCATGCTCTCTGTACCAAGCAGAATTTAACTGTTAGGCAGCCTGAGTTGAAATAGTGCTCAATTCTGTGTGCCTGAAGCTGTGCACCAAAACAAGACAAAGCAAGCTGAAGATCAGAGGACACCACAGCCATCATTTCCTATCCTGTCACTTCCAATACACTGTCAACTATCTGCCCCAGTCATGTAGAAAGAGGTGGCTATGGAGAGGGGTGGACAACCAACTTAATAGCAGAAGGGGCCtgtgtgtgaagaagaagaactgcagctttataccccacccttctctctgaatgagagactcagagtggcttacaatctcctatatcttctccccccacaacagacaccctgtgaggtgggtgggactgagagggctctcacagcagctgccctttcaaggtcaacctctgccagagctatggctaacccaaggccattccagcaggtgcaagtggaggagtggggaatcaaacccggttctcccagataagagtccatgcacttaaccactacaccaaactggatctgctAGAAGTAGGTTGCCATTCTCTTTTCTATTCTAGCAGGATAGGACTCAGGTTTAAACCTGCCATTGTCTCCTATTTTGGCCCTTGGTAGAAACAGGTTGATATCCAGGATAGTTAATAATGTTATTCCATCTCCCTATTCTCCTTACATAGTCTATGTGCACTGCTGAATCAACCTACCTAACTTCTAGTTTACTACTTTGAAATGGCTGAAACAAAAAATTACCTTCATGGATTTTTTCATGGCGTTTTAAATGCTGACGTGTAGGAAAGCGCTTTTCGCATCCTTGATGACTACATCTAGGTGACAAGCACACACATAATTCAGGCAAAACGAAACAAACCATCTATGCAGCACACCCTCCAATAACATGGTGAGCTCTCTCTCTACTTCTGCAATCTCATCTAGATTAATATGTCCACTTAATAACATAATAGTAATGTTCAAGAAGGGATCAGCGATAGGTACAAAGCTGCCCTTGGTCTTCATGCAAGTTTAAAATATTTCTTCATTTATAGCCtatctttctcactgggactcaaggtgtATTAACAAAATATGAAAACAATTCAAAGAGACAGCAAAGACCTCCAGTAATATACACAATGAGACTAAGATTACAAAACTGGAAAATAATGCCTATCTAAGGCAGGACATACCATAATACAGACAGCAGTTAAAGCAATGAGATGCATACCACAAATATTGCAACATACTTATCTTTTATAAAAGCAACCACCTGAGTGCTTCCATTTATGCTGCAGTCGATGATGTGAGGTAGAcatttttccaatgctgtattttctatgggaattgcaccccctgcccccaacacaTTTGTATGCTGTCCTGCTACAAATCAGTCACTGTTAGATGGTCTAAGTATGAAAAGAGAAGCCTGGACAAACCCCATGACCCAGGTTTATGCATGGTGCACTTAGCCTTCCTTTGCTAATATTATTTAAATCAGAAAGTCCAGTTCAAATTTGCCCAGAAAACTTACATCACTGACTAAAGTTTTAATCCTTTTATTAAAAAGACCCTCCTGTACATCCTCAGCAAGTTCTTGACCACAGTTTACTACCTGGATAGTAACTGGCaaaatcaaaaataaaatatttaggcaGCCATTTGTTCACAAGGCACTATACAGAGTTTCATAAGCAAAGCAAGAAATACAGAGAGATCTCAACTCTGCCCTCAATGAGTTTACAAATCTTCTACAGTGACAAAGGGTGGAGAACAAAGGAAGATGTACTCAAATACAGCAACAGGTGCTTAAACTTGATTACAGTTCATTTGTCTTGACAATTACAAATTGGGATGCTGTTCTGTAAATAAGACGCATAAACTGACCTGTGCTAAGTTACTGGTAGAAATACAGAAGCAACTCCAAGTCCTGATAAAACAAACCGAATTTCCTTTCAGGTAAATGTGTCAGGACAAAATGTTGACTATCCACAGCACAATAACAAAATCTACCTATCTGTAATTCTGATTATGCAAGCAATTGTTCACTCAGAAGTTTAACAGCAAAGCCTTGGCCCATGCAAATCACTTCTTGCAGCCTAGCTAGACGAAACACTTGGAGACTGATGACTGATCTTCCCagcatttattttttttctttctaagcAGTAATTCAGGACTGTGATGGGGAAAGGAACCTTTTCCTCTATTTGGCTATCCTGGTCATCAGTTGCCATCCCCTATTTACAAAGCAGAAAACTTACTAGCTCATGAAAGAGGTAGTAGCTTGCACACTAAGAACCTGGAAGTGGCATGCTATGCGGGACAAGTGTGAACTATTTCCTGCTATAAATCAAAAGGAATTAAGATGCTGGGGCCATAACATCAGCCTTCCTATGAAGAAAAAGTAATTTTCAAAAGGCCACTGCAATTTCGATCTATGGGCACTGTAAACATCAGAattcccccccaacacacacgtAAGGCCATTTTAGAAGAATAAGTAGCATGACTAGACTTTTCACTCACTTGAATAATAGTTCCCCGGTATGTTGACACTGATGAGTTTTTAACAGCTGGTGTTTTTTAAAAGACTTCCCACAGTTTTCAAAGTCACACTGTTTGAAAAAAATCAAGTTGGTTGCTATCAGAGACAGACCTGGGTGAATTTATCTTAACACATGATGTATTTGGAGAATTGCACAAGGTAATTAGGTGATTCCATGGCAGAGCTGGGAATAGGACCCAGATCTCCTGGGCTTTCAGTTCACCAAATGACTCAGTGGGGCAGTTCATATACCCAGACCTCTCAGGGCTGTGGTTCAAGTCCACAGGCTAGATGCCCACGACAACCTTCAGTCTGCAAGGGCAGTTTTCCCCTGCCACAGCACACATTGAGACGTTCCATCTTGTGCACATGTGCTGAACCACAGCCCAGAGGTGGAGCTGTTTCAGTGATTAGGGAGAGGCACCAACATCACAACatcaaatattattttattttggatATTTCTATGCcatctcttcagagtcctgctccaGGCAGTTTACAATTAAAACATCAGATTATAAATGAACCATTAAAAACACATCATTAGATAGCACAAAAATGACCTATAAAACAGAGGTAGACCATTTAAAAGATGTTTTTAAAACcctaattaaaacattttttaaaaatgggttttGGCCCACtgcctaaaagaaagtaaagttATGAAGCAACATAAGAACGATTTCCTAATGCTAAGTTAGCAAGACAGAAAAATTAGTGCTACTTACCACATATAGGAGATTGCTGTGCTTGCATCCTATATGCTTAGTCAAATTTTGTTTTGTTGCAAATTTTTTATTGCAGCCATCAACTGTACACCTACAAGTGCAGATATTAATGTTCTCAGTAATTAAAATAAGAATTAACatgaattatgcatgggatagaaaaggtagagaaagaagtacttttctccctttctcgcaatacaagaactcatgggcactcaataaaattgctgagcagtcaggttagaatgaataaaaggaagtacttcttcacccaaagagtaacacatggaatgcactgccacaggaggtggtggcatctacaagcataaatgacttcaagaggggactggataaacatatggagcagaggtccatcagtggctattagccacaaagtatagatggaactttctgtctggggcagtgatgttctttattcttggtgcttgaggggagggggaaacagtggaagggcttctagagtcctggcccctctagtagacctcctgatggcacctggttttttggccactgtttgacagagtgctagactggatgggccattggcctgatctaacatggctgctgttatgtttttatgtgagagctggtgtggtgtagtgattggaGCACTAAAGTGGAAGCTGGGATGCCAAAGTTTgaatcccaactctgccatggaagcttgcccaGTGGTCTTGGGCAGAACACACCCTGTCATCCTAACCTATTCACAGAGTcgctgtgatgataaaatggagaagggaagactGTTGGAAGGTACTTTGGGTCCTTGCAGAGGAGGAAAATGTGGGTCTCCCAAAtactagcctgacactcttaaccattcCATCTCCATCTGTGTTGGGTCTTAAGTCAAATATCTAGGAAAAGGTGATTGGTATTTACCTCACAAATAATTACATCCTTAATCTAGCAGGTTTCAAAATAAGAAACCTCTCTGGAGCACATAGCTTGTAAGCTACCAATCCTTTAATCAAAGCTTGTGTCCTCCTTTTTATCCGGAGAGGTCAGAGTGGGGGATTGGATATTCTTCAGTCTAGAAGGCAGCTACCTCAGCGCCTCCCCACCACAACCGCCAGACCCATGTATGTAATTTATCACTAAATTCAGtcactgtaccagaagactggaaagtagcaattttaaaaaatggtgcagAAGTgagccaggaaattacaggccagttagtctaaCATTTGTCCCTGGCAAATTAATCAAAAGACAGAATTATTAGAATTAGAAGAACAAAGACTTCTCAGGGAAAAATCAGCATGTCTTTtgtaaagggaagtcctgcctcaatATTTCATAGTTCTctgagaaagtgaacaaacatATAGATACCAGTGACCAAGTAAACATATACTTGGAATTTCAAAATGCTTTTGACAAGAGGAAAGTTTCTCTTGTTCTGGTGATCATTCTCAAAAAGaacatcacagagctggaaaaagtacagaagtggGCAATCAAGATGATTAGGGAGTTGGATCACCTTTGCTATGAGGAAGAGCTGAAGAGTatgggatttttcagtttagaaaacaaaTGACTAACAGGGGATGTGGTAGAGGTTTatacaattatgcatggggtacaGTGGAGAGATACAGCCTtatggcacagagtgctaaag contains:
- the GTF3A gene encoding transcription factor IIIA produces the protein MAGEEVVSEQAAAAIQSPPMHRKPQGEEGSGSSVPLRYICSFPDCDATFNKGWKLEVHLCKHTGERPFVCDHEGCGKRFTRDFHLRRHSLIHSGEKQFMCTVDGCNKKFATKQNLTKHIGCKHSNLLYVCDFENCGKSFKKHQLLKTHQCQHTGELLFKCSHQGCEKRFPTRQHLKRHEKIHEGYACQKDGCSFIGETWSHLRKHTKIGHIEPVVCSVCGKTFTRKDYLRCHQKIHASERDVFRCPREGCRRTYTTLFNLQSHIVSFHEEKRPFSCDHPGCGKVFAMKQSLVRHAVVHDPEKKKLNINKQRPKRSLASRLTGYIPPKVERRCEPAMVETLTAQNNVKNTLPAVETLCLD